Proteins from a single region of Pseudomonas sp. 10S4:
- a CDS encoding MATE family efflux transporter — MQTPTQPNPLWKTYLLFLAPMVLSNFLQSMSGTINSIYIGQMLGTQALAAVSGMFPIVFFFIALVIGLGAGAGVLIGQAWGAREPHMVKAIAATTLLLGAMIGLVAAVLGSVFARPALQGLGTPADVLNDAVSYAHVMMWIMPSLLVYVLFTQLLRGVSDTVSPLIALVVSTCIGLALTPTLIKGWLGFAPMGIQSAAFAGLAGNLSAMGWLAWRLIRKGHPLAPDREMFAAMRLDSEILGKVLRIGLPTGLQMVVLSASELVILALVNQHGSQATAAYGAVTQIVNYVQFPALSIAITASILGAQAIGAGRLERITPILRTGILINVCLTGGLVLLGYLLSHWLLGLFLTEDSTRAMAEHLLHIMLWSLLVFGFQAIIGGIMRASGTVLVPMLISIVCVVGVQLPVAYLLDARFGLQGVWMAFPVAYLGMLALQTIYYKFVWQHQKIERLV; from the coding sequence ATGCAAACCCCCACCCAACCCAACCCCCTATGGAAAACCTACCTCCTTTTCCTGGCCCCCATGGTCCTCTCCAACTTCCTCCAATCCATGTCGGGCACGATCAACAGCATCTACATCGGCCAAATGCTCGGCACCCAGGCCTTGGCGGCTGTCTCGGGTATGTTCCCAATCGTCTTCTTCTTCATCGCCCTGGTCATCGGCCTCGGCGCGGGCGCGGGGGTGCTCATTGGCCAAGCCTGGGGCGCTCGCGAGCCGCACATGGTGAAAGCCATTGCCGCCACAACCTTGCTGTTAGGCGCAATGATCGGTCTGGTCGCGGCGGTACTCGGAAGTGTGTTCGCAAGGCCGGCGTTGCAGGGCCTGGGCACACCAGCAGATGTGTTGAACGACGCGGTGTCCTACGCCCACGTGATGATGTGGATCATGCCGTCGCTGCTGGTCTACGTGCTGTTCACCCAGCTCCTGCGCGGGGTAAGCGATACCGTTTCGCCATTGATCGCGCTGGTGGTGTCGACGTGCATCGGTCTGGCGCTGACGCCCACGTTAATAAAGGGCTGGTTGGGCTTTGCGCCGATGGGCATCCAGAGTGCAGCGTTCGCGGGGTTGGCGGGCAACTTGTCGGCGATGGGGTGGTTGGCGTGGCGGTTGATTCGTAAGGGGCATCCGTTGGCGCCGGATCGGGAGATGTTTGCGGCGATGCGGTTGGACTCGGAGATTCTGGGCAAGGTGTTGCGTATCGGGTTGCCGACCGGGTTGCAGATGGTGGTGTTGTCGGCGTCGGAGTTGGTGATTCTGGCGTTGGTGAATCAGCACGGTTCGCAGGCGACGGCGGCGTATGGGGCGGTGACGCAGATTGTGAATTATGTGCAGTTTCCGGCGTTGTCGATTGCGATTACCGCATCGATTCTTGGGGCGCAGGCGATTGGGGCGGGGCGGTTGGAGCGGATTACGCCGATTTTGCGCACGGGGATTTTGATTAACGTGTGTTTGACCGGTGGGTTGGTGTTGCTGGGGTATTTGTTGTCGCACTGGTTGTTGGGGTTGTTCCTCACCGAGGACTCCACTCGGGCGATGGCTGAGCATTTGTTGCACATCATGTTGTGGAGTCTGTTGGTGTTTGGCTTCCAGGCGATTATCGGCGGGATCATGCGCGCCAGCGGTACGGTGTTGGTGCCGATGCTGATTTCGATTGTGTGCGTGGTGGGTGTGCAGTTGCCGGTGGCGTATCTGCTGGATGCGCGGTTTGGGTTGCAGGGTGTGTGGATGGCGTTTCCGGTGGCGTATTTGGGGATGCTGGCGTTGCAGACGATTTACTACAAGTTCGTTTGGCAGCATCAGAAGATTGAGCGGTTGGTGTAA
- a CDS encoding DUF5343 domain-containing protein, translated as MALTNSYVQVYGQLPDLFSRIREAGAPDKFTSQHLKDWGYTSSNYRAVIPLLKSLGFLAPDGSPTTRYHDYRNNAQSASVMAEALRDAYGDLFNIKANPTQSDRALIEGKFKSSHNASPNTAKMMANTFYSLLGLADLSISTNQGGSAQENIRVQIADSQPTQQNEQQHKSARPSLHYNIQIHLPATKDIEVFNAIFKSLKEHLLD; from the coding sequence GTGGCGCTAACTAACTCTTATGTGCAAGTGTACGGACAATTACCTGATCTTTTCAGCCGCATACGGGAAGCTGGTGCTCCAGATAAGTTCACTTCTCAACACTTGAAAGACTGGGGATACACCTCATCAAACTATCGCGCTGTTATTCCTCTATTGAAGTCCTTGGGATTTCTAGCTCCCGATGGCTCTCCTACAACCAGATACCACGACTACCGCAACAACGCACAATCGGCAAGTGTGATGGCGGAAGCATTAAGAGATGCTTATGGTGATTTATTCAATATCAAAGCCAACCCAACGCAAAGTGATAGAGCCCTAATCGAGGGGAAATTCAAAAGCTCGCACAATGCCTCTCCAAACACCGCAAAAATGATGGCAAACACGTTTTATTCGTTATTGGGGCTTGCTGACTTATCCATCTCTACAAATCAAGGTGGCAGTGCACAGGAAAACATCCGGGTGCAGATTGCGGATTCTCAGCCGACGCAACAAAATGAACAGCAACACAAGTCTGCACGACCTTCACTTCATTATAATATCCAGATCCACCTGCCCGCGACAAAAGACATCGAGGTTTTCAACGCAATCTTTAAATCCCTAAAGGAGCATCTGCTTGACTGA
- a CDS encoding Swt1 family HEPN domain-containing protein, whose product MTDLKKDLRDFMFRGIMFESEASQFQSAGIQVGADQGDAEERLLSEGLSVFGISRRNNALEMARLYAILHCFENEVRSLISETLEEKEGSDWADKLPSKVRQHATSRQNTALTDSWLEGEKSDILGFVDFGQLSSIILEKWSYFEALMPSQHWLKQRMDELEKSRNFIAHNRMLLPSEFQRIYMYIADWNKVIGL is encoded by the coding sequence TTGACTGACCTTAAGAAAGATCTGCGTGATTTTATGTTCCGGGGAATCATGTTTGAGTCTGAAGCTAGCCAATTTCAATCGGCTGGCATACAGGTCGGTGCCGATCAAGGAGATGCAGAAGAAAGACTGTTATCCGAAGGCCTTTCTGTTTTCGGTATTTCCAGAAGAAACAATGCGTTAGAAATGGCGAGATTATATGCGATTTTGCATTGCTTTGAAAACGAAGTTCGCTCTTTGATTAGTGAGACCCTGGAAGAAAAAGAAGGGTCAGACTGGGCAGATAAACTGCCCTCGAAAGTACGCCAGCACGCTACATCCAGGCAAAATACTGCACTTACCGATTCTTGGCTAGAAGGAGAAAAGTCAGACATCCTAGGATTCGTTGATTTTGGGCAGTTATCCTCAATTATTCTAGAAAAATGGAGTTATTTTGAAGCCCTAATGCCTTCACAACACTGGTTGAAGCAGAGAATGGACGAATTGGAAAAATCAAGAAACTTTATAGCCCATAATCGCATGCTGCTACCTAGTGAATTCCAACGAATTTACATGTATATAGCTGACTGGAATAAAGTTATCGGGCTTTGA
- a CDS encoding abortive infection family protein, which produces MNSDGISKLAVRSAKVRSEHRLLLEGLKSFEKKLVDLVNGLGCGGNSVSVVFEHFTDSDGDPIAHTEGYLYFSGNQLIVISKNEPQSWGETQWQQHELEAVGPEWQRRLSDQKVLDSLVADILKNLDDEYESTAVVNKLLSQFVTVEKAETDSDLDEFFGKSPSLLDSWLKARNSILIDPEESITRSCSHVETVLKGCLKALGASEYETLTIEKLMRKTLHVLKANSTIDSATAEMLQGAVSMSKAIGETRNFKSSSHGKNDGYVPPASDLAQLVNHLAGVISVFVMKQTQMNQVGYKDK; this is translated from the coding sequence ATGAATAGCGATGGTATTTCGAAACTGGCAGTTCGATCAGCGAAAGTAAGGAGCGAGCATCGTTTGCTGCTCGAAGGTTTGAAGTCCTTTGAGAAGAAATTGGTAGATTTAGTCAATGGGCTTGGATGTGGGGGGAATAGTGTGTCTGTGGTCTTTGAGCACTTCACTGATTCAGATGGTGATCCTATTGCTCACACTGAAGGCTACCTGTATTTCAGTGGAAATCAGCTAATCGTCATTTCCAAAAATGAGCCTCAATCGTGGGGTGAAACCCAATGGCAACAGCATGAGCTTGAAGCTGTTGGTCCTGAGTGGCAGCGTCGGTTGAGCGATCAGAAGGTGCTCGATTCGCTTGTCGCTGACATCCTCAAAAATCTCGATGATGAATACGAATCCACTGCCGTGGTGAACAAGTTATTATCCCAATTCGTAACGGTTGAAAAGGCCGAAACAGATAGCGATCTTGATGAGTTTTTTGGGAAAAGTCCGTCTCTACTTGACTCGTGGTTGAAGGCTCGTAATTCAATTCTGATCGATCCTGAAGAATCCATTACTCGTAGCTGCTCACACGTCGAAACTGTCTTGAAAGGCTGCCTTAAAGCCCTTGGTGCTTCAGAGTACGAAACACTTACCATCGAAAAGTTGATGAGAAAAACCCTGCATGTGCTGAAGGCTAATTCAACTATCGATTCCGCTACTGCCGAGATGCTGCAAGGTGCCGTATCTATGAGCAAAGCCATCGGTGAAACTCGCAACTTCAAGAGCTCGTCCCATGGAAAAAATGACGGCTACGTCCCTCCCGCATCAGATCTTGCCCAGCTCGTCAATCACCTTGCTGGAGTAATCTCGGTGTTCGTGATGAAGCAGACACAAATGAACCAGGTTGGCTATAAAGATAAATAA
- a CDS encoding GFA family protein: protein MDEFHQGSCLCGAVTYEVSVQLKAVSHCHCVKCRKAHGAAFATYASAPRSAVSIASRVDALRRYQSSAGVTRQFCSNCGTSLFWSDSNGAFADWISIAIGTLDTSFHAVNQRHTCVSSKASWFEIEDRWPQEG from the coding sequence ATGGATGAATTTCATCAAGGAAGTTGCCTCTGCGGCGCCGTGACGTATGAGGTTTCGGTTCAACTGAAAGCCGTGTCGCACTGCCATTGCGTCAAATGCCGAAAGGCCCATGGCGCCGCGTTCGCGACGTATGCCAGCGCTCCCCGCTCAGCCGTTTCCATCGCGAGCCGCGTAGATGCGCTCAGGCGCTATCAATCGTCGGCCGGCGTCACCCGGCAGTTCTGTTCGAATTGCGGCACTTCGCTGTTCTGGTCTGATTCCAATGGCGCATTTGCGGATTGGATTTCAATTGCCATTGGTACGCTTGATACGTCGTTCCACGCGGTAAATCAGAGGCACACCTGTGTATCGTCGAAAGCGTCTTGGTTTGAAATTGAAGATCGTTGGCCGCAAGAGGGTTGA
- a CDS encoding AAA family ATPase — MLIVFSGLPGTGKTTIARDLVTRIGALYLRIDTIEQAIREAGVLARDVGCSGYRVANELALSNLRLGNAVVVDGVNPVDESRKAWSEIATRAGVPLVNIQVVCSDKHEHRRRVETRKIDIPGLTPPTWQSVLDHDYETWDDAPFEIDTAITSPAEAVATITRQFLSEV; from the coding sequence ATGCTTATTGTCTTCAGCGGCCTTCCGGGTACCGGAAAAACGACGATCGCGAGAGATCTTGTGACCAGAATCGGCGCCCTGTATCTGCGGATCGATACGATTGAGCAGGCGATCCGAGAGGCTGGAGTTCTGGCACGAGACGTGGGGTGCAGCGGTTATAGGGTTGCTAACGAGCTTGCCCTGAGCAATCTTCGCTTGGGTAACGCGGTCGTTGTGGACGGTGTTAACCCGGTAGACGAAAGCCGAAAGGCGTGGAGTGAAATAGCCACGCGTGCGGGTGTTCCATTAGTGAATATCCAAGTCGTTTGCTCTGATAAGCATGAGCATCGACGACGGGTAGAGACCAGGAAGATTGATATTCCAGGGCTGACTCCGCCCACTTGGCAGTCGGTATTGGATCATGATTATGAAACGTGGGATGACGCGCCATTTGAGATAGACACCGCCATTACATCGCCGGCGGAGGCCGTGGCAACGATCACCCGGCAATTTTTATCCGAGGTATAG
- a CDS encoding phage infection protein: protein MKRQTLLSIAFSVFAVNAFAATSTQPVVAEGGSDRLIESRVAEGGSDRLIQNRVAEGGSDRLIEKRVAEGGSDRLIQNRVAEGGSDRLIEKRVAEGGSDRLIQNRVAEGGSDRLIEKRVAEGGSDRLIQSRVAEGGSDRLLEKRVAEGGSDRLIQNRTA, encoded by the coding sequence ATGAAACGCCAAACCCTTCTCAGCATCGCTTTCTCGGTTTTTGCAGTTAACGCTTTTGCCGCTACCTCTACTCAGCCAGTTGTCGCTGAAGGTGGTTCGGATCGCCTGATTGAAAGCCGTGTGGCTGAGGGTGGTTCGGATCGTTTGATTCAGAATCGTGTTGCTGAAGGTGGCTCGGATCGTCTGATCGAAAAACGCGTTGCTGAAGGTGGTTCCGACCGTTTGATCCAGAATCGTGTTGCTGAAGGTGGCTCGGATCGTCTGATCGAAAAACGTGTGGCTGAAGGTGGTTCTGATCGTTTGATCCAGAATCGCGTTGCTGAAGGTGGCTCGGATCGTCTGATCGAAAAACGCGTCGCTGAAGGTGGTTCGGATCGTCTGATCCAGAGTCGCGTTGCCGAAGGCGGTTCGGATCGTCTTCTGGAAAAACGCGTTGCTGAAGGTGGTTCCGATCGCCTGATCCAAAACCGCACCGCATGA